The Pedosphaera parvula Ellin514 region CTTCCGCAAAGGTCGGTCGGCATGCGAATCGCAAAACAGCATGTCGGTGCGTCGGCTATGCCGATTGGAGGGCCATTGGTCCGGTTGAGTCGGATCCATATTTCCCTCCCAGGTATGCGTGGTTTTCTGCCCTTGGCTGTCGCCGAGCATGATCATTTCGGTTGGAGCCACGACCATGGTGTCCGTCACGATACCTTTATATTGGGTGCCGTCGACATCTCCTCCCAGACCCAGTTGCGGGCTATGGCCCAAATCAAGACCCCAATCATTGTAAGCCAAGGAGAAACGAGAATTGGATGTAACCGCCCAAGGATTTGTGCCAAGGCCCAGGGTCTTGTTGACATTGGTATCCCAGGCGCTGTCGGGACTTGCTGCCGGGCATTGAAACACTGCACGGTTATTCCCCATCTCAGTCAGGAGCCGTTCCGGCCACACATAATAAAAGCTAGGCGTCGTGGAAACGCATCCTGGATAGGCTTTGTTGTCATTTATATATAGTGCCAGGCCAATACCGATTTGGCGCAAATTGTTGATGCAGGCAGTTTGTTTTGCCTTCGCTTTAGCTCTGGCCAAGGCAGGAAGCAACAGTCCTGCAAGGATGGCAATAATGGCAATGACCACCAGGAGTTCAATCAGGGTAAATGCTGAGCGACCGCGGCATCTTTGGGTTCTTCCGATTCGACGACCTGCGCGATCTAATGGCCTCTTAATGCCGATTTGGCAGCTTTTAGTCTTCATATCTCAGATGGTTTCGACGACATTCGCACAATCCAGTTCTGGTGGTGTTATGGGAATATATAAGACAAACTCGAATTGTGAATGTCACATGAAAAGGCCACAAGCAAGGACCTGGAATTACTGCTATTAAAGACACAACTCCATGAACAAAATGTTATGTATGTGCCGATGGCTCCAAGCAGCCTGGGTTGCCGGTTTGTGTTTACCTCTAATTGTTAACGATGCCCCTGCCAGCGGCATGCAACCAGGAAACACAGATTTTCCGGGCACAAAGGGATGCGTAACCAACAGGTCTCCACTGGTTGCGACTCCGTTTTTTAAGTTGCCAATTGGAGCAATCAACCCAAAGGGGTGGTTGCGACATCAACTGGAACTTGAGGCTGCGGGTATGACAGGGCATCTGGAGGAGATTTCGGGATGGTGCAAGTTCGAGGGGAATGCCTGGGTGAGTTCCGACGGCAAGGGGCACAGTGCGTGGGAGGAGGTTCCCTACTGGCTTAAAGGTTACGGTGACCTTGGCTACGTGCTCAAGAATGAGAAGATTATTACTGAGGCGCGCAAGTGGATTGATGGAGTTCTCTCCAGCCAGGAAGCGGATGGTTATTTCGGGCCGAGGGCCAACAAGACAGGGTTGAACGGCAAGCCCGATTTATGGCCGCACATGGTGATGCTAAATGTATTGCAAACCTTTTACGAGGCCACTGGAGATGAGCGAGTCATTCCTTTCATGACCAAATACCTAAAATGGTTGAACCAGCAACCGCCTGAATACTTTGGGAACGGTTACTGGCCCAAGATTCGCTGGGGCGACACCATTGAATCGGCCTACTGGTTATATAACCGTACCGGGGATACATGGTTACTGGATCTCGCCAAAAAAATTCATGAACACATGCAGGATTGGACCAGCGGGGTTCATGATTGGCACAATGTGAACATTGCCCAGGGATTTCGTGAGCCCGGTGTCTATTACCTGCAAGCAAAAGATTCCAGTTTTCTGCAGGCAGTTGAGAATAACTACGAGCAGGTCATGAATGCCTATGGGCAATTCCCTGGAGGAGGTTTTGCAGGAGATGAAAATTGCCGACCGGGCTACACTGATCCGCGCCAAGGTTTTGAAACCTGTGGGATGGTTGAATTCATGCACAGCTTTGAAATGCTGGAGAAAATCTCAGGCAATCCGGTCTGGTCGGACCGCTGTGAGGAGATTGCCTTCAATTCATTGCCAGCCGCGATTACTCCGGACTGGAAGGGGTTGCATTATCTGACTTGCGCCAACCAGGTTCAACTCGACAAGGGAAATCATGCTCCTGAGATTAATAATGAGGGCACGATGTTTTCGTTCAGTCCTTTCCAGGTCTACCGCTGCTGTCAGCATAACGTTTCTCATGGTTGGCCCTATTATGCGGAGGAGCTTTGGTTAGGAACGAGCGACCATGGATTGGCGGCCTCGCTGTATGCAGCAAGCGAAGTGAGCGCGAAGGTAGGAAATGGTTCGGTCGTCAAAATAGCGGAAGAGACTGATTATCCTTTCGATGACACCATCACATTGAAAATTTCAACACAGAAGTCGATCAAGTTTCCGCTGCATCTTCGCATCCCAGGTTGGTGTGAACAACCAACTTTTAAAATCAATGGCAAACTTGCTTCGGTGAAGACACAAAAGGGCAGCTTTGCCATCATTGATCGCAAGTGGAAGGATGGCGATGTGGTTTCATTAAGGCTGCCGATGAAAGTCGCGGTGCGACATTGGGAAAAGAACCACAATGCAGCATCCGTCGATTACGGTCCGTTGACATTTTCATTAAAGATTGGCGAAAAGTGGAATCGATATGGCGGGACGGATACGTGGCCGGAGTATGAGGTCTTCCCGGGAACCGCGTGGAATTATGGGTTGGAATTAGACGGGAAGAATCCGGGTTCATCCTTCAAGATTGTAAAGCGGGCTTTTGATTCGACTGCGAATCCATTCACACAAGGAACCATGCCGATCGAACTGCATGTGCAGGCGAAGAAAATTCCGGGCTGGAAAGTGGATGATCATGGCATGGTTGGGAAATTAATGGATAGCCCCGTAAAAAGTGAAGAAGCGAGCGAAACTGTCACTTTGATTCCGATGGGCGCCGCGAGGTTGCGCATATCAGTTTTCCCGGTCGTGGGAGTAGAAGGGCGGAACAGTCAGCATTGAAGTAACTGCGCGTCAAAGCGATACGGTTCACGTTGGGATCCGATTTTTGCGGTTCCGACTGGCAAGAGCTAACAATTCTTTACAGTCTGGGTGGCCGATTTGGCGGCTTTTTGGCACTAATCTTATGACACCGATCCCAGAGCGTCACAAGCATCCTGCATCGTTTCAAGGAGGATTCAGCAACGAAGGCTTTATTTTTCAAGCCGGACTTATAGAATCCAAGTCAGAATCGTGCATAGACCTTGTTACATTTTTTGGTGGCTCCTGTGCTTTATGCTGTCGGGTTGGACTGGATTGGCGCTGGCGAGTGAGCCGCAGCTTTTGCCGCCGGACCTCAGCTTGAAAAGCTGGACCCGGGAGGACGGTTTGCCGGCAAATTCAGTTACTGCCGTGCTGTTGACTCGTGATGGTTACGTTTGGGTAGGCACACCGAATGGGTTGGCCCGGTTTGATGGTTTGCGGTTCGTTTTGGTAAAGCCATCCGGAATGAACTCAAACGACCTAATCCGTGTCACAGCCCTTTGTGAAGATTCCAGCGGGCGGCTCTGGGTGGGAACACAGGGAAACGGTTTATACTGCTACGCAGAAGGAGTTATCAAGAAGTTCAGTCGCAGCCACGAGTTGCTCGATCCGACCGTGACGAGCATCGCAGAAGACCGGAATCAAAACCTTTGGATTGGAACGCCATCCGGGCTGAACCGGTTTGAAGGATCCCGAATGGTGCGGATTACGAGTGCCGATGGGCTGCCCAACGATTTTATTTCAAGTATAAACATTTCCCGTTCAGGCAACGTTTGGATAACCACCAGGGGGGGCATGTGCCAGTATAAAAATGGCAAGCTGCTGCCGCTCCCCTTCGAGGCTGAAGGATTTAGCCGCAGCCCGGAATTCATTGGCGTTTACGAGGATGATAAAGGAAGCCAATGGGCATTTGGAGACACCTACCTGGTGAATCTGGACGAGGGGAAGCGGTTTAATTATTTCCGCCGGGGTGATAATTCATCGTTCCGCATTTGGACCATTTGCGAAGGACGTAACGGGCATTTGTGGGTAGGCACCAGCGGTGAAGGATTGTTTTGCTTTACGGGCGGTAAATTTCTTCCGCCGATTCTGCGTGAAGGACGCCTGCCCAGTGATGTGCGAGCTTTGAGTGAGGATCCCGAGGGGAACCTTTGGCTTGGAACCTACGACGAAGGATTGGTGCGCCTGCAACCGCGCAGTGTGCGATTGCAGGAAAACAGCCTTGGTTTTCCCCGGAGTCCTGCCACATGTCTGGCGGTCGGACCGGACGGTCGTTTATGGGGTGCGTTTGAACATGGTGGAATTTATTCCGGCACACCTGACCATTTTGAACGCCTAAACATCGAAGGAGGAGGAGAACCACAAAACCTGATTGTCTCGATGTGTGTGGCTCCTGACAACACCCTATGGGTTGCGACAATGGGCAATGGAGTTTCCGCAATCAAGGAGGGGTTGGTGACGCATTACAGCACAGCTGATGGTTTGTCAGATGACTCAGTTTTGGCGATGGCGGCGCAAACTGACGGGGGAGTATGGGCCGGGACTCGCGCCGGAAAACTGCATCGGTTCAAGGATGGATTGGCGCTAAGCGTTGGGCGGCAGGAGGGGCTATCCGGCAAACCAATCAGCGTCATCCTGCCAGCGAAATCCGGGGAACTTTGGGTGGGAACAGAGGGTGGAGAGATATTTAGCTGGAGCAAAAAAGCGATTAGATTTTCAGCCGAAGCGCGTGAACTCTTCGGCAAACCTATTCGTGCACTGCATGAGGATGCTGGAGGGCGGTTATGGATCGGGAGCGCAGGAAACGGGCTCGCTTGTTTGTTCAGAGGCGCCTGTTTGAGATGGGGTATGGAGCAGGGCTTGCCTGACAATTCGGTAGTCGGGATTTTGGATGATGAGAAAGGGAACCTCTGGCTGGAGACGGGGAAGGGTATTTGTGCCATTTCAAAGACAGATGTGGAACTACTGGTTTCCGGCAGGGGAAATGTGCGCACCAAGTTGCTGCTTGAGGCTGAATCGATACCGAGCAGTTCACTCGGCAATGGATGGCCGCGAGTAGTGAAGTCGACTGAAGGCAAGCTTTGGTTTGCGACGGCCAATGGAGTGGTGGTATGTGATCCCAAGGGATTGGGGCCACTTTCCCGGCCGCCGCCCGTCTATATCGAGGATGTCATGGTTAACGGCCAACTGCTATCCGCCGGGTCACACCAAGGCAGGTCAAGAGAACCGCAAGGCGGGTTGCTTAAGAATGACCCTGACATTGCGAAATTGCCTACCAATCTGCGATCACTTGAGGTGCAATACACCGCGATCAGTTTTGTCGATCCTGAGAAGATACGATTCAAACATAAACTCGAAGGGTTTGATTCCGAGTGGGTGGAAGCTTCAGACCGGCGGGTTCGTTACGGCAAGTTGCCCTATGGAAATTATGAACTGAAAGTGCAGGCATGTAATGCCGAAGGAGTCTGGAATGAAACGGGAGCTAACTTTGCGTTTGTCGTGCCCACTCCCGCATGGCTTTCCTGGGAGGCTATAACTCTGTATGGGCTGGGAGCAGTGGCATTGGTTGCCGGGGCTGTCCGGTGGATTTCCTACCGCAGGTTTGGACATCGTCTCGCGCTTTCCCATGAGCAACAGGCAATGGAAAAGGAACGAGTTCGAATCGCGCAGGACATGCACGATGAGATTGGTTCCAAATTGACCAAAATTTCGTTTTTGAGCGAGAGAGCGAGAGGGGAAATAAACGGGAATGTCACCCTGGCAGCGAAGATAGAATCGATCGCGCATACCTCGCGCGATTTGCTGCTTTCACTTGATGAATTGGTCTGGGCGGTCAATCCGCGCAATGACACCCTGGAGCACCTGGCGGCCTACCTGGGACAATATGCTGTTGAATATCTTCAGAACACGGCGGTGGAATGCGAACTGCATATTCCGCGCGAGCTGCCGCACCATGCAGTGTCGGCCGAGCTGCGGCACAATCTATTCCTGGCATTTGAAGAGACGTTAAACAATGCCTTGAAGCATGCGAAGGCCTCCCGCATATCCATTACGATGGCCATGGAAACTTCCCAGTTCAGCATTGAAATTGAAGATAACGGAATGGGTTTTGATATTTCGGCCACGACTTTGGCCAATGGAAATCGGACAGAAAATGGAAAAATTATATATGGCAACGGATTGCTTAATCTCAAAAGCAGGCTGTCCAGCGTGGGCGGCCAATGTGGCATTCAGAGCAAACCCGGAAAGGGAACAAAAGTGGTGTTAAGCATACCTGTAGGAGCAACAAGTAGAAAGAAGCTATGAGCAAAGTGATTACAGTCTCAATTGTGGATGATCAGCAGGACATACGTGAAAACATTGCAGGATATGTGGGTGGGACCAAAGGTTTTAGCTGTCTCAGCTCCTATGCGAGCGCGGAAGAGGCTCTTCCAAAGCTGGCCAAAGACAAGCCTGACGTCATCCTCATGGACATCAACCTGGGCGGGATGAGCGGAATTGAATGCGTGCGGCAACTAAAGCCGAAGATTCCGACAACACAGATTGTCATGCTCACGGTTTTTGAGGATACCGAAAAGATTTTCAGCGCATTGGCGGCAGGAGCCAGCGGGTATTTGTTGAAACGGATGCCGCCTTCCAAGTTGCTGGATGCCATCCGGGAGGTAAATGAAGGGGGTTCCCCAATGTCCGCGCCCATCGCACGGAAGGTGGTTGAATCGTTGCAGGCCACGCGACCGCCAAAGCCCGATGACACGGCTGAACTGTCGCCACGTGAACGGGAGGTGCTGGAGGGGCTGGCCGAAGGTTGCGCTTACAAACAAATTGCGGACAAGCTTGGAGTAAGCATTCATACCGTGCGGAATTACATCCGCCGGATTTATGAGAAGCTGCATGTGCGATCCTCCTCGCAAGCGGTCGCGAGATACTACCGACATTAGAAAATAGTTCATTATCGAAATGGCAAAAGAAAAAAAATCCGGATTCAGAATCAATCGCGTGACAACGCGCGCGACCGTGGCGGCCTGGGTAATGCTGATGGTTTTTGGAGTGGTGCGAACGGTGGTTGCAGAGGGATGGGAAGTGGCGAAGGGGCCGTTGATGACTCGTTGGGCCAAAGAGGTGAATCCCACCAATGCTCATCCGGAATACCCGCGTCCGCAATTGGTGAGGGCTGATTGGCTGAATCTGAATGGACTCTGGGATTATGCAATAACCCCCGGTGGGACATCCGAGGTTAAATCCTACCAGGGAAAGATTTTGGTTCCGTATCCATTAGAATCCGCGCTTTCAGGAGTGATGAAGCATTTGGATGAAACGAACAAACTTTGGTATCGTCGGACATTTACCGTACCAAGGGAATGGTCCGACCGCCATGTGCGTCTGAACTTTGGAGCGGTGGATTGGCAAACCTGGATTTACGTCAACGGCAAGGAGGTGGGAGCGCATCGTGGAGGGTACGACGCGTTTAGCTTTGATATCAGCGAATATTTGAAGAGGGAGGGGGAGGAAGAGATTGAAGTGGCCGTAATGGATCCCACTGAAGGCGACCAACCGCGAGGCAAACAATCCCGTAAACCGGAAGGTATATTTTACACACCCACCTCGGGCATATGGCAGACCGTGTGGCTGGAACCGGTATCGAAAGTGTGCATTGATAACCTCAAGCTGGTCCCGGATATCGATGCCCAGGTGCTGACAGTCAAGGCGGGGGTAAACAGTTTAGCTGAGAATGTGATGGTTGAAGCGGTGGCGCTGGCTGGCGGCAAGGAAGTGGGAAGAGTGGTGGGATTGGCGAACAAGGAATTGTCGCTGAGGATTAATGCGCCGCATCTCTGGACTCCGCAGGATCCATTTCTATACGACCTGCAGGTGACACTCAGGCAGGGAGGACGGAAGATTGACAGTGTCGACAGCTACTTTGGAATGCGCAAGGTGAGTTTGCGGAAGGATTCCCGGGGGATCACACGCATTGCGTTGAATGACGTGCCGATATTTCAAATTGGCACGCTGGATCAAGGTTTCTGGCCCGATGGCATTTACACTGCGCCGACGGATGAGGCGCTGCGCTACGACATAGAATTTCTGAAGCAGGCCGGGTTTAATTTAACGCGCAAGCATGTCAAGGTGGAGCCCGATCGCTGGTATTACTGGTGTGATAAACTGGGACTGTTTGTATGGCAGGACATGCCCAGCGGAAACAATGGCACACCGGAGGGGCGCGCTGAGTTCGAGGGAGAACTGAGGAGAATGCTCCAAGGGTTGCGCAATCATCCCAGCATTGTGATGTGGGTGTTATTCAATGAAGGGTGGAGCCAGTATGACACGGAGCGATTGGTGCAATGGATAAAAACATTAGACCCCACACGGTTGGTTGATAATGCAAGCGGTTGGACCGACAAACATACGGGAGATGTGGTGGACGCACATAGTTATCCAGGACCGGAAGCGGTGCTGGGGGAGTCAGGCCGGGCAGCGGTGCTGGGGGAGTTTGGAGGGTTGGGATTGGGAATGGAGGGGCACCAGTGGTCGAAGCAATCCTGGGGATACCAGATCATGGGAAATGTGGAGGCATTGAATGAACGGTACTGTGCGTTGATGAAACGCGTATGGACTTTTCACGAGTATGCGGGATTGAGCGCGGCAGTTTATACACAGACAACGGATGTGGAGACCGAGTGCAATGGCTTGCTGACCTATGATCGCGCGGTTGCGAAGATTGATTTGAAAGTGGCTCAACCGGTGACCAGTGGAGCCAGGCGTGAGGCCTCGATGCAAATTGTCATGCCCGATGCGTTATGCGGTATGGTGACGTGGAAATATAGCTTCGAAGTGCCGGATACCAACTGGATGATGTTAAATTATGATGCAGCAAACTGGAAGGAAGGCCCGGCAGGTTTTGGCACATTTGGTACACCTGGATCGATGGTGCACACGAAATGGAACACGTCGGATATCTGGTTGCGAAGGGAATTTACCGTCAATGAACGAAGCCTCGATGCGATTAAGTTTGAATTGCACCATGACGAGGATGTGGAGGTTTATTTGAATGGGGTGCTGGCCGCGCAAGCGAGCGGTTTTGTGACGGATTACTATCAGGTGGAGCCGTTTTCCGAAGCGGCGGCCACACTGCATCAGGGAACCAATCTGATAGCGGTCCATTGTCATCAGACAGGAGGGGGCCAGTACGTGGATGTGGGGATAGTCAGGTCCGAGACCTTGCCAGCAGCAAATTCTAAAAAATAGCATCCAATGACCTAAGGCTTCCTGGATTTCAGCAGTGGAAAGTTTTCCAACGGATCAAGTCAATTACTTCGGGGCTCTTTCCATGGCTTCGGCCACTGGACCTTCGGATAAGAAGCTGCCTGGGAGTGTAATATGCCTGCGTACAATTTTGAAAAGTCTGGGGATTCCTGCAAGAAACGCCAACGGGTTTGAAATATCAGGGGACGATTTCGCCTGTGGCCATTTTATGGCACACGACAGCTTGAGAGCCCGTGCTAGGATTTCCGCAATCCCTGACCGAACTATCGGTTCACTACGAACTATGAAGACCATACGCACATTTGGTGCCTGCGCTTTTGCCATGGCGGGCCTTGTAATGCAGAGTCGCGCTCAAATTCAGACTGCGGGCACGCTGCTTGTTAATATCGATCCATCCAGCATGCCGACAGGCTCGTTGAGCTGGATTACGAATTCCGGCTCGGTTGGCGGAGTATTTGAAGCCACTGGCATTGCAACTGACAGCCTGCCACAGATCATCAATGTGGGTGGCAGTGGTGGAACGTCGGGAATCATGCTTGACCGGCAGAGTTTCATGCAGCATGTGGCGGCACCAGGCGGGGCGGTTGTGCCCGCGCCAGCGAGCGTGGTGGGAGTGAATCCACCCTGCTCAATCGAAGTTTGGGCGATTAATCCCACGGTGAGCACTGAGGAAGCCATGGTGGCCTGGGGTGCGCGTGGATCGAATGGGCGGGACCGTGCATTTATCTATGGAACGAGTGGCGGATTTGGCGCTGCCGGACAATGGGGCAATGCAGACCTTGGCTGGAACAATTCGGGTGGCGCACCCGCTGCTGGCGTATGGCATCACCTGGTTTACACATATGATGGAACGACCACGCGGGTTTATGCTGACGGCGTGCTGTCAAACTCCGAGGACGACTCTCCCTATGGTGGCTTAAACATTATTGCTGGCACACCCATTACACTGGGCGCACAACGCGAAAGTAACGGCACCGTTTCCACCGGAGCCGGGCGCGCTTCGCTGACACTTGGAAAAGTGCGCATTCACAGCGGCACGCTCACGGCTTCACAAATTTCAAACAACTACAATTTTGAAAAGAATTCGTTTGTGCTGGGAACACCAACTCCGCTGCAAACGTTCCCGATTCACCGGTATACTTTCAACATGGCGGCAACGAATGACGCAGTGGGAATGACGGTGCCTGACGTGGTTGGTGGTGCTGATGGCGTTGTACAGGGAATTTATGGCACTGCCACTGCTGGTTTTAATGGCTCAAGACTTTCCCTTGCTGGTGGTTCTTCAGCGACGGCGCCTTATGTGGATTTGCCGAATGGGTTGGTATCCAGCTTGAGCACGAACAATGGCGGGCCTGGAAAAGTCACGATTGAAGGTTGGGTGACCGCGACCGGATCACAAGGCTGGCAGCGTATGTTTAGTTTCGGCAATAACACCGCGGGTGAGATTTCCGGTCCAGGGGGCACTTTTAATGGAACCACTGAGTTGATGATCTCTCAAAATGGCGGGGATCAGAATACCCTGCACGTAACGGTGGACGCGGTCGGTCGGGATACTGGTGGAAATTTTGGGACCGCATTTCCTTCGCTTGCGCTGACGTATTACGCGCTGACGTGGGACGAAGCGACAGGGGAAGTAACCGTTTATCAGAATGGCATTGAATCGGTTCGCCTCAAGGCCGCCGATCCATTTACCGCCGTAAATGACGTGAACGTTTGGTTGGGGCGCTCCAACTGGAGCGGGGATAACAATTTGCAGGGCAGCTATGACGACTTCCGTATTTATAACCGCGTGTTGAGTCCTGCGGAAGTATTAAACGATTATCAGGGCGGGGCCAATACTGTGTTAGTGTCACCTGGCCCAATTCAAACGGTTCACTTGCAAGTTCCTCGCGCAAATATGGTGGCGGGAACCTTCCAGCAGGTATCGGTTAGTGCGGATTTCCAAAACGTGACCAATGTCGTGGTAACCACCAAGGCTGGAATCGTATATACCTCCAGTAACACCAACGTTGCCACTGTCTCGGCGAGTGGATTGATAGTGGCCGTGAGTGCCGGCACAGCAACAATCACGACAACCTACCAGGGCAAATCGGATAGCTCGATCATAACGGTTGTGCCAGTCAGCGCCACCTTGCAACATCGCTACAGCTTCACTGCAGACATTAGTGATTCAGTTGGCGGCCCGGCGTGGGATGGGACCGTTTTCGGTGGAACATCGTTTGACGGACACCAAGTGGTGTTGGATAGCGCGAGCGGGAGCTTCGTGCAATTGCCGTCCGGAATCATCAGCAATCAGGATGCTGTAACCATAGAAGCCTGGGCCAGTATTGGTGCAAATGCAAACTGGTGCGAGTTGTTCGCGTTTGGTGACCAGAATGGTGCCGGGCAGGGCCGATACCTGATGGCGTTCATCCCGCACAGTGGCGGTGCGGATGCCCGCATGACGATTGCGGATGGTGACCCGGGAAATACGCATGAGCAGTTTACAGCACGACCAGGTGTCCTGGATGGCCAGTCGAACGTGCACATCACTGCGGTTTACAATCCGTTGGCCGGCACGGAGAATCTCTATATTAATGGCCAATTGGTGGGCCAAAACACCAATGTGAACATTTTAATTTCGGGAGTTCAGGATGTTTACAGTTATCTTGGACGGTCGCTCTATAATGGCGATCCATTGTTCAATGGGGCGATTGATGAGTTGCGCATTTATAATGGCGTATTGACTCAGGATAAAATTGCACTGGATACCGCGGCTGGACCGGACGCGATGGTGAGCAATCCGGGCGCCTTGCAATCGGTGCACTTGTCGGTAACCAACCAGATGATTCTCAATCTGACACAACAGGCGTCACTGGCAGGAAATTTCGCCAATGTGACGAATGTGAATCTGTTCTTTTACGGAGCGCCCACGGTCAGTTCCGCAAACACCAACATTGTGACAATCAGCCCAAGTGGTTTGATCAAAGCCGTGGCACCCGGAACAACCACGGTGACGGCGTCCTATGGCGCGTTCAGCGATACGCAGACAATCACGGTGAGCATTCTGCCTGCAGTGCTTGGGCATCGATATAGCTTTGCAGTAGATGCGAGTGACTCAATTGGTGGGCCAACCTGGGATGGCGCGCTGTTTGGAAATGCCACAATTGCCAATGGACAACTGGTATTGGATGGCGCAGGTAGTTTTGCGCAACTCCCATCAGGCATCATCAACGGCTATTATGCGTTGACGGTGGAGGCTTGGGCAAGTTTTGGGCAGAACAATGGCTGGGTGAGACTGTTCGATTTCGGTGATCAGACAGCTCAAGGTGGTGGGAATACCACCGCATTCTTCTCTCCGCACGACGGCGGCAATGCGATCCGCGCCAGCGTTTCAGACGGTGCTCAGGGACAATTCGCGAGCCGTGCCGGGAACCTGGACAACCAAACCAATGTTCATGTGGTGGTGGTGTTTGATCCGACGGCTGGAAAGGAGCTGGTTTATATCAACGATCAATTAGCAGCTTCGCTGAATGGCCTGAATATTCCGCTGTCGGCGGTGAATGATGTGAACAGCTGGATTGGGCGTTCGATGTTTAACGCGGATCCATTTTTGGTGGGATCGATTGATGAGTTACGCATCTACAGTGGTTCATTGTCCGCAAGTCAAATTGCGCTCAATGCTGCCGCGGGACCAACCAATCTGGTTTCCAGTCCGGGTGCATTGCAGGCTGTGCATCTGAATGCAACCACCAACATGATCGTGGATCAAACTCAGCAGGTGCAACTGTTGGCTGATTTCGCGAATGTTTCCGGTGTGAATCTGTTCACATATGCTACTCCAGCCCCAACCATTTCCTCAAGCGATACAAATGTGTTGAGGATCAATGCCAGTGGATTTGCGACCGCTGTCGGACCGGGCAAGGCAATACTCAGCGTCACTTACAATTCGTCGATCTACACGCAGAGTGTGACGGT contains the following coding sequences:
- a CDS encoding LamG-like jellyroll fold domain-containing protein; this encodes MKTIRTFGACAFAMAGLVMQSRAQIQTAGTLLVNIDPSSMPTGSLSWITNSGSVGGVFEATGIATDSLPQIINVGGSGGTSGIMLDRQSFMQHVAAPGGAVVPAPASVVGVNPPCSIEVWAINPTVSTEEAMVAWGARGSNGRDRAFIYGTSGGFGAAGQWGNADLGWNNSGGAPAAGVWHHLVYTYDGTTTRVYADGVLSNSEDDSPYGGLNIIAGTPITLGAQRESNGTVSTGAGRASLTLGKVRIHSGTLTASQISNNYNFEKNSFVLGTPTPLQTFPIHRYTFNMAATNDAVGMTVPDVVGGADGVVQGIYGTATAGFNGSRLSLAGGSSATAPYVDLPNGLVSSLSTNNGGPGKVTIEGWVTATGSQGWQRMFSFGNNTAGEISGPGGTFNGTTELMISQNGGDQNTLHVTVDAVGRDTGGNFGTAFPSLALTYYALTWDEATGEVTVYQNGIESVRLKAADPFTAVNDVNVWLGRSNWSGDNNLQGSYDDFRIYNRVLSPAEVLNDYQGGANTVLVSPGPIQTVHLQVPRANMVAGTFQQVSVSADFQNVTNVVVTTKAGIVYTSSNTNVATVSASGLIVAVSAGTATITTTYQGKSDSSIITVVPVSATLQHRYSFTADISDSVGGPAWDGTVFGGTSFDGHQVVLDSASGSFVQLPSGIISNQDAVTIEAWASIGANANWCELFAFGDQNGAGQGRYLMAFIPHSGGADARMTIADGDPGNTHEQFTARPGVLDGQSNVHITAVYNPLAGTENLYINGQLVGQNTNVNILISGVQDVYSYLGRSLYNGDPLFNGAIDELRIYNGVLTQDKIALDTAAGPDAMVSNPGALQSVHLSVTNQMILNLTQQASLAGNFANVTNVNLFFYGAPTVSSANTNIVTISPSGLIKAVAPGTTTVTASYGAFSDTQTITVSILPAVLGHRYSFAVDASDSIGGPTWDGALFGNATIANGQLVLDGAGSFAQLPSGIINGYYALTVEAWASFGQNNGWVRLFDFGDQTAQGGGNTTAFFSPHDGGNAIRASVSDGAQGQFASRAGNLDNQTNVHVVVVFDPTAGKELVYINDQLAASLNGLNIPLSAVNDVNSWIGRSMFNADPFLVGSIDELRIYSGSLSASQIALNAAAGPTNLVSSPGALQAVHLNATTNMIVDQTQQVQLLADFANVSGVNLFTYATPAPTISSSDTNVLRINASGFATAVGPGKAILSVTYNSSIYTQSVTVVTTPFALKHRYSFSDATNSTTVADSIGGADGTLNGGAALSGTGSLTLDGANGYVQLPAGIISSLTNATIEFWVTHSTAANWQRVFDFGEDNGAGSGLDYLFFAAQGAPGFRFTVKSPTGGESPILDGPSGLLVGVETHITINYNVSAGVASVYQNGQFVLSGAITTPLNLINDVNNWLGRSQFAGDSYFGGVYDEFRIYEGTLTPAEAAASEALGANILPFPSMQVVATGGSIQLSWPSWAARYTTVQSSPTVGSGAVWTNESLTPVRNGDVITVTLPKAGQMKYYRLKN
- a CDS encoding glycoside hydrolase family 2 protein: MAKEKKSGFRINRVTTRATVAAWVMLMVFGVVRTVVAEGWEVAKGPLMTRWAKEVNPTNAHPEYPRPQLVRADWLNLNGLWDYAITPGGTSEVKSYQGKILVPYPLESALSGVMKHLDETNKLWYRRTFTVPREWSDRHVRLNFGAVDWQTWIYVNGKEVGAHRGGYDAFSFDISEYLKREGEEEIEVAVMDPTEGDQPRGKQSRKPEGIFYTPTSGIWQTVWLEPVSKVCIDNLKLVPDIDAQVLTVKAGVNSLAENVMVEAVALAGGKEVGRVVGLANKELSLRINAPHLWTPQDPFLYDLQVTLRQGGRKIDSVDSYFGMRKVSLRKDSRGITRIALNDVPIFQIGTLDQGFWPDGIYTAPTDEALRYDIEFLKQAGFNLTRKHVKVEPDRWYYWCDKLGLFVWQDMPSGNNGTPEGRAEFEGELRRMLQGLRNHPSIVMWVLFNEGWSQYDTERLVQWIKTLDPTRLVDNASGWTDKHTGDVVDAHSYPGPEAVLGESGRAAVLGEFGGLGLGMEGHQWSKQSWGYQIMGNVEALNERYCALMKRVWTFHEYAGLSAAVYTQTTDVETECNGLLTYDRAVAKIDLKVAQPVTSGARREASMQIVMPDALCGMVTWKYSFEVPDTNWMMLNYDAANWKEGPAGFGTFGTPGSMVHTKWNTSDIWLRREFTVNERSLDAIKFELHHDEDVEVYLNGVLAAQASGFVTDYYQVEPFSEAAATLHQGTNLIAVHCHQTGGGQYVDVGIVRSETLPAANSKK